The DNA window TTGCGGATCAGATAATAGCCGTACAGTAGCAGGCAGGTACAGAGTGCGTTCAGACTGGCGTCTATAAGTGGTAAGTCACGGATGGTCATGAAAGTTGTTGGATATCCTCAATGAGCTGATCGATGCTGTCTTTTGCGAAGGAATCGTAGAAGCCACGGATCCGCATGGAACCATCGACCAGAACGAAACGGGTGGAGTGTTCGGTCATGGTGCCAGCGTGCCCCAGGTAAAAAGACTCTCTCATTACATTCTCGATGAGGTCTTTGCGGCCGGTAAGAAAGGTCCAGCGCATGGGGTCTGCGTGGTAGCGCTTGGCATACTCGGTCAGGACCTCTGGCGTGTCGCGGTCAGGGTCTACCGTAATACTGACGATGTGGAAGTCCGGGAGTTGTGCCGTCTGTTCCTGCACCCGCTTCAGTTGATTGGACATGCGTGGGCAGGGGCCGGGGCAATGGGTAAAGAAGAAGTCCGCCACCCAGACTTTTCCTTTTAAGGCAGAGCTGGAAAAAGGCCGGCCATCCTGTTTTGTAAATTCGAAGGGCGGCACGGTGCCCAAGTCGGGCAGCGCGCTTTTCTTTTTGCAGCTACTCCATAGGACAAGGCCAGCGAGCCATTCACGCCGTCGCATATTCGCTCCTTCCAATGAACCATAAGGCGGCGCCAAAGAGCAGCGCCGTTGTGCCACACAGAACCGCCAGACTGAGCGCCATCGAAAACGGCGAGGTGCCTCCGAGGCAAACGTCGAGCAGCGAGATGCCGTAGGTCATCGGATTCACTTGCATCAGGCGCTGCATGAGCGGATGCGCTTCTCCGACGCGAAACAGCGAGCCGGAAAGCATCCACATGGGAAGCAGCAGCATGTTGATGACGCCGTGGAACGCCTGCGTCGAGGGCATGCGCCAGGCGCAGAGGAAGCCGAGTAGCGTAAACAGCAGACCGATCAAAAGCAGTACTCCCGCTGCCCCCAGGATGCCAAAGAAACCCGGCGTCAGGCCGGTGAGCGGCAGGAAGAACAGAAATACGAGGCTTTGCAGCCAGGCAAGGATCGTTGCCCCAAGCACCTTGCCGAGGACCACTCCCGCGCGCGGTGCGGGCGTCACTAAAACGCCGGCGAGGAAGCCCTCTTTGCGATCGTCGATCACCGACATGTTGGAGAAGACCGCGGAGAACATCAGCGTCAGCGCGATGGAGCCGGCAAAGAAGCGGGCGAAGTCGTTGAAGCCTGCGCTCACGACGAACCAGAACAGCAAGGGGGCGGCGGCAAAGCCAACCACGCGTGCCTTCTCACGCCAGAATTTCAGCATCTCCCGTCGGGCTAAGGCCAAGGCTGTGAGGATCATGCTGTCACCTTCCGAAAAACGTCGGCGAGGGTTGGCTGGTGCAGCCCGACGGATAAGACTTCACCGGGTAAGGCTTCCACCAGGCTGGGGATCATCTGATGG is part of the Bryobacter aggregatus MPL3 genome and encodes:
- a CDS encoding SCO family protein, whose translation is MRRREWLAGLVLWSSCKKKSALPDLGTVPPFEFTKQDGRPFSSSALKGKVWVADFFFTHCPGPCPRMSNQLKRVQEQTAQLPDFHIVSITVDPDRDTPEVLTEYAKRYHADPMRWTFLTGRKDLIENVMRESFYLGHAGTMTEHSTRFVLVDGSMRIRGFYDSFAKDSIDQLIEDIQQLS
- a CDS encoding ABC transporter permease — encoded protein: MILTALALARREMLKFWREKARVVGFAAAPLLFWFVVSAGFNDFARFFAGSIALTLMFSAVFSNMSVIDDRKEGFLAGVLVTPAPRAGVVLGKVLGATILAWLQSLVFLFFLPLTGLTPGFFGILGAAGVLLLIGLLFTLLGFLCAWRMPSTQAFHGVINMLLLPMWMLSGSLFRVGEAHPLMQRLMQVNPMTYGISLLDVCLGGTSPFSMALSLAVLCGTTALLFGAALWFIGRSEYATA